ctcacagatatctgcctgtctctgcctccccagtgctgggattaaaggcgtgcgccaccactgcctggctccctttGGTTTTCTAGCGTAAAAGTAAAGAGGATACATAACAGAAGAATATTGAGGGAAAGTTAGATTCCCATCTCTGAACAAGCAGACTGTGTGGGCTCACCAAGGTGAAAGGTTGAACCAGGTGCTATGAACATTGAATGAATCGCAGAAAGACCTGAATTGTCAGGTGTTTCAGATTGACAGATGTTAATGTATTTGTAGTAGTTCTTCTAGCCATCATTTAATATGCAATGCATGGTCTTAGCTGCAGAGTCAGAAAGTtggaaaatgcatttaaaattttttttgcattatgGGGAATGAAACCCAAGGCCTCAAGTTTGGTAAGCTGCCTGTCTTCATTTACAGTGTATTGTAGTTGCTGCTTCCTAGTTAAAATAGTGAACACTTCCTCTCCTCACTGTTGGGTACTGGGtactgtaatctcagtgcttgggaggctgaggcagggggatcactttGAGTCCTCCTAGACTGTATATCAAGAccctccctgtctcaaaacaaagccatAGCTGTAAGAGTCCCATCTTCAGCATTGCCTGATACAAGTCAGTGGCTATCTTCCCAGTGATGAGTATCCATGGTTCCCAGGCACAGGGGCAATCCCTGCCTCTACCCAATGGCTAGCCTGACCCACATGCCGCCACGGCCTCATGGGTTGGCCCTCATTCTACGTCTTTCCGTTTTAAAGGGCTGTCGATGAAGAGGGGGTAGACTGGAAGGCAGTGTCTCTTTTGGGTTTCCTTCTACTTAAATAAGCCAGGTGCAGGGCCTGCACATATAAGAGGGGCAGGGGCGAGGGTGGGGGGGAGCGGGGTGGTTCTGTAGTCAGTGTGAACACGCCTCCGGCTCTTGGCCACCGGGGAGTGAGCTCCTATGAGCGTTCCCTATGCtcaccccatccctccctcccccccccccccccccccccgtttccgtccccactcccaacccccacccccgctaGTCAGGCTTTCCATGAAAATCTTGTCCTCTAGCACACCTGGTAGGCAGGTGCTGTGGGGGCGTGGCCTGGTGCTCCGGGGCAGGGTGCACAGCGTGAGTGGGCGGGGCCTGCACGCCGGCCCGGCCTGCGGCTGGCGAGGGCGGAGCGCGAACCAGGCAGGTTTGAATCCTCAGTGACAGCCGGGGCTGCGGAGGATATGAGTCAGCATTGACAGTGGCTGCAGCAGATCCTGGTCTCGCGTCAGCCTGGCACCAAGTTGTGGGTCGTCATTTCTCAGCGCTTTGGAGCAGGCAtacgtcctccctcctcccgagGTGTGCATCCCCCGCTCCGGTGCGTGTCCTCCAGGGGGCTTCTGTCCTACTCTCACGTCTTCCCTGGTGGTGATCCCCCTTGACTGGGATCTCCTCCCCTTGAGATCGTCCTGGTCGGCCAGCGTACCCCCAGGTGAAGTAACTGCTGATAGTTTCCCTTCCATCTTGGTGCGCATCTCCTCAGGTCGTTTCCTTTCAAAATGCATGTCCGTCCAGGTGCATGTTCCCTGGAAACCATGTACCTCTTTCACTGTGAGAGCATGAGATGGATACCAGGTTTTTCAGACTGCAGAAGAGGTTAACTTACATGCCTACTCTTAAGAACTTGCTTTTTGATGGGGCTGCTCACCCAGGGCCCTGTTGCCCTCAAGATGGCCCTCCTGCAGCCTATCCTTAGAGTACTGGTGCCCCCAGTCCCTCCTAACTATCCCAGTTCAGAGTGCAGGTATGCTGGTTGCTTGGTGCTCCTCTGTTCTGTAGCTGCAGATAGGGAAGGCACCGTCCTGTCTGCCTTTAACCCCTCCCCACAGTCTGTGTGGTGTGTCACCTCGTGTACCCTGATCCTGGAGGGCTGCAGCACCTTTGGAATGTGCTGTGTCATATTGGGAACTGGGGATACCTGGGACAGTACTCAGCAGCTCTCTGCTGGTTGCTGTTGAGGTCCAGGTCGGTTCAGGTCATTTGGTGGAGCCAGTTCTGAGTTAGGCGACACAGACTGGCCCTCACACACGTCTAGCTTGAGAAATGAGGCTCACCTGGATTGCATTTTTCTAAGTTGGTTCTTCCTTTAAGTATGATTCAGAAGTACTGGGTCTGATCATTGGGAATATTAGGGTTAGTGAGGTTGGAGAGAAGAGCCTGGTGGACTAGGGTGTAGGATGGGCTCCTGAACAGTACTCAAGAGTTggggaagccgggcagtggtggtgcacgcctttaatcccagcccttgggaggcagaggcaggcggatctctgtgagttcgaggccagcctgggctacagagtgagttccaggataggcgccaaaactacacagaaactgtcttgaaaaaacaataacaaagagtTGGGGAGCCCCCTGCTCTGGAATAGGGCTGACAGGGCCCAGAGGCTTCCCAGGTAACCCCTTTTAGTGGACTTTTGCTGGTCTCCAGGACAGTGGCTCACCCCCTGTGCTGCTGTTTGGGACTGATTGCATTATGGTTCTGTCCCAGCGTGGCCTGAGCTGTATGTGCTGTGTAGTGCCAGGCTGCCTCTGCACCTAGGACTCTGCTGAGCCACAGAGACCATGACCAGATTGAAGCATTCCAGGGAAGACACGTTCCCATTTCTATGCCTTTCTTTGCTCCTTAGTTCTTCAAATAAGTTTTTGCAACTTTGCCAGGGGTGCAAGAGCAGTGGAACTGTCCCTCACTTAATTCTCCAGGCTGTTGCCTCCCTGCTCCAGATCAGGTGTAAAGGCTGGTTTGGGGCCTCTGCACTGGGACGAGCAGAGGCAGGACAGGGCAGGTTGCTGTATGGAAGGATGGGGGCATGTCCTCGGTCTGCCTGCTTTGCCAGCTCTGTCCAGATGTACTGGTTCAGCACACAGGGTTTGGAGGCTGGTAAGATCTGGGACAGTGGGTTATGATGAGGAAGGGCAGTGGCCAGGGAGGACTCACCAGGAAGCTTTGGCCAGCTCACTCAGGGTTTCAAGCTTGAGAAGCTAAAACTCCGGACAGGACAGGATTGTTCTTGCAAGTGACAGGCAGCTACAAGAATGGCCAGAGGATGGATGGCAGGAAGCTGTCTGGGGTCTTAGTGTGGACAGAGAGAACAAGCTGTGTTTAGCTTGTTGTCATTGAAGAAGGGACCCTGAAGCATGCCTACGCTTGGGAGATACCTGCCCTCCCCAGCAGACTGAGAGATGAGATCCTGGGGTGGGATGTGGTGCTGGGGGATAGCCATTTAGGGCACAGAGAAAAGGAGTAGGTAGTGTTGTGAGGATCCACCAGAGAAGATAACTCCAATGTGGGTTTGAGTCAATAGAAAGTCTATTGGCCAGCTGGAGACTACCCTGGGTGTTTGAGACCAAGTGCattcctgagcctttctcagggtgagcttttgaGCACAAAACCCACATCCTGGGCTGACATATCTCAtttagcaagaacagttagccagaagcagaactatagAAGCCAGAAAGCAGGGTTAGTATACTTAGGGACTTTCCCagactatggactttgatggggGTTAGGTCTCTGTTCTCATTTTGCTGCCTGTGTGCTGGGTTTTAAGGCCTGAATGGCACTCTGTCATGCTTGTGCTGAGATCTTGGGCTTACTAGGGTCTGGGGTCCTTTTACCATAGGGCTTCAGAAACCACTATATTATACATAGGCTGGGAAAGGCTTCAAGGCCCCCAGAGGGAGGCTGTGTGAGTGGGGTGCAGGGATGCAGGCTCAGTAGGGAAGAGGGAGCCCTGAAGAAACAAGTGCCttgcaggaggcagagctggacaGGAGGGTCtagaaggcagaggacagagtGGGGCTTTAGGAGATATGAGAACAAGAGGGCTCCACTGAGCAAAGACAGCAGCAGAGGAGCAGGGACTGGGGACAGATGCCCTGACCATGTTGAACCCAGTTTGGCATGCGTTCCCAGCGAGAGGAGACAGGCGGTTCTGTGAGTGGAGAGCAGGGTCTGGAGACCATGGGGCAGACATGGCAAGGGAGTGTCTTCCAGGTGAGGTCCCTTTGTTGTGGGTTGATTTGTACCCCCAAAAGATGAATCTAGACTGGGAATACAGTTCAAtgatagaacatttgcctagaCTGTGAGGCTCGGGTTCAATTACCATCATTGGAGGATACATCTGTGAATGTGTCCTCATTGGAAATGAGATCTTTGTCATCAAGTTAAGATGATGTCATTAGAGTAGGTCCTGATGTGCAGTGATGGTGTCCTCTAAGGAATATGGACACACAAGAGAGAACAGGATTGTGGCACTGGAGGCAGTCAGGGTCCATGTAGCCACACAGCCTGGAAGAACTGATACCCACAGGAGGGAGAGCAATAATCCAAGAGTGCAGGCAGGTCTGCACACTTCGGTTTTGAACTTTAGGACTCTAAGACAATAAACTCCTGAGCTGAAACTACCCGGTAGGAGTCCTCAGTCCCCACAAGCCCAGGATACCCATGGTCCTTGGTCAGCTGAAAGCCCAGAAAcccatctctctctgtccccgGCTGCTTGAAAGATGTAACTCAGATAACAGGAAGTACTGAAGGACCTCAGAAGCTCAGTCAGGGACAGGTGTCCAACATGAGAGACACATAGGAATCAGGAAACCTGGGCAGAAGGAGGCCTGTGCCATTAATCAGCACTGGGACAGTGGCCTGCTTTGCCCTGCTTTGCTTCTGCATTTGGACTCTCATGGTGGAGTTTCCCTGGCAACttggtttttctttccttgtcaTGATTCTCTTCAGTCATCACATCAGTGCCTGGTTCCCATGGCCCGAGAACATCAGGGTTACAGAAGTAGATGCTGGGGCAGCACCATCTTGCCTGTATTTTATCATGTTGCTTTCCTAAGCCTCATTAGATGGGGTGAAGAGGCCTGAATGAGAGCAGTTCTTACTAACCCTGTTCTTGAGAGTGTCAGGGTCCATAGTGTCAAGTGTCCAGCCCTGCCACCTTGCCCGCTCACTCAGAGGCCTTATTGGAATGGCCTTTTGGATTTGAGAGTGGTTGCCTATATATTTCTCTCACCTGGGGCCTCTGGGGGATGAGGTCCCTGCAATGAGTGAAGCTCTGGTTCCTGACCACGTGGTACAGGGCGGGGGGGCTATTTTCTGCTGGATGCTTTGGCAGCCTGGCCTCAGTTCCCTGAAGATCCCTCTTGAGACCCTTGTCTAGGTAGTCCCTTTCACAGCTCCAGTAGTGAGGGGGACATGGCTAGGTCTGAGGGAGCTGGAATCCAGTTGTGCCAGCAGCTCCAGGGGTAAATTTAGAAACAGAAGTAAGCCCAAGGCCGATCCAATCTGGCGTGAGCCAGTATAATGGGTGTCACACAGCCATGAGGCTCTCCTCAGAAATTAGGAGCGTCCGCTTACTCTTCGTGGAGCCCGAGAACCAGTCATCAGGAGAGGTGTGTTCCGTGTTTGGCTCAGGCGGTCGCCATGAGGCTGAGaatgagaatcagagaccaggaaAGGACGGTATGACAGGGGTTGggctctggggtgtgtgtgtgcgtgtgtgcgtgtgtgtgtgtgtgtgtgtccgtccgtccgtcctgCGAGCAGGTCCCTGCAACTCTGAAGCGCAGCTGGGACTGGCAGTGCCACCCCATGTTTGTCACTGATGAGGGTGTCCTTTGCATTCCAGGCCACTCCTTGGTTGCAGCTGTCCTGTGAATTGATCTGGTGCACTGGCCACTGCCATTTAGTGCCTCCTTTACTTCATGGTAGACATGTTCCCTGAATTCTCACCCTCGCTGACACATGTCTGCCTCTGTGCTAGGTAGAGACTTGCCCTTGGGTAGTAGGGGTATGCTGGCCACCTATGTCACTGAGCAGTGACAGCTTTGCCTGAGCAGATTCACATGAAGTCCCCAATGGACATGACCCAGAGGACGTGGTGACATGCTAGACAGTTGGCGGCAAACAGTGGCTTCTAGAGTTTTATGTTGACCTGGTACAGAGAGGTTTCCTTATAGCCTGTATACTGTCATCTTGTTGTAGAGAGGCCCTTTGTCTTCAGCAAGGGGAGAAGACCAGGTCCTTCAGGGAAAGCTTATGGTCGATCACCTGTGGCTTCTTTTttatgggattacaggcataggccaccacacccagtgtgtATGTTATCTTGAGGTTGAATTCGGAGTTCTTGGGAACTGGGGGTCTTAGCCAGCAGTGAGGCTAGGACAGAATCACAGCGTAGACTGCGCTGATGGGCTGTGACGAGGTAGTGAAAAGTGGGTGGGAGAGACAGCAGTCACCATGGCAGAGCTGCAGTCCCATTGCTTCTCAGTGCAGGTCCTACATGTCTGACTGTGACTGTAAGGAATGTGACAGCACTCACAGGCATAGTCCTACAGCCGACTCCTGTCCCCCTCCCCTCTGGCTGTGCAGGCCGTCAACACTTCCCTTCTACATGGTCCCTGAATGGCAGCCCTGTTCTGGCTGTGGGAGTTGGAGGCATGTCCTGGTCTCATCCTCCTCCTGaagttcactatgtagaccaaattggcctcaaattgtgattctcctgccttagcttctgtAGTACTGGGGTGCCAGGTGTATTTTGCCATACCCAGCAACCTCTGCCCTTGATAAGGAGTCTGTTTGTGGGCTGAGTGTGGAGGTCCTGGTCTCCCTTAAGTCCTCAAGGTGTCAGAGTTCATTATCTTAGTGGTCAGCCTAAAATGGCCTCAGAACCATTTGCCTGTTGGAATTGACCTCCTGTAAAATTTTTAAtagttgaatgtattttcttggTCAAATTTTAACAAGTGGTTAGAAGTAAAAGGAGACACAGCTGGGCATCTGGTACATTCctttatgatcccagcacttgggaggtagaggacaagaggatcagaagttcaggttacccttggctgcatagtgagttgaggccagtcatgagctacatgagatcctatctcaaagaaacaaaaagcaaaccaacagaatgaaacaaaacaacacctaGGAAGGAGGAGGTTTGTGGGCCAGGACTGTGTCTCTGAGTGAGCAAGGACATTCAGATGACATACTCTGGCTGTGGAaaaggtggcagaggcaggtgctgCAGTGGGTTGGCAGGGGGCTGTTTTGCTCTAGCTAGGTGGGTGTTGGTGGATATGGGGTGAGGGATTCCTCCTAAGAGGTTTTGTGTCCGTGCTGGGTGAGAGGTGAGTGGGTAACACCAGGTTTATCTTACAGGTTCTGCATTAGATCTCCATCTTAGTGACATAAATATTGCGTCCTTAGATAAAGACTTGGAAGAGCAGGACCTTGGATTGACAGGTGAGAGTGCTGGCTGAGCTCAGTGGAACCTTTCACTTCCTGCATGCTGCCTGGCTTAATGGAGGGCTTGGGCGGGAGGCATCTGCTGGGATCCTCTTCTGGGAGTCTCCTTCTTGCCTCTGCTACCTGCCTGTGTGGCCCAGTTTCCTGCTGCTTCCTCAGTTTACCTCTGTTGTGAAAGAGCAACCCTTTAGACTTGGCTGGGGCCTCTCATGAGGAAACACAAGAAATTGTTTTTACGGCTGTGTGGCATAGAGAGAAGTTCCTGTTATTACATAATTTCCTTCATCCTGAAAGTTATTTtctctgtttcaaaagaaatctACCCATCTTAGAGTCCTGGTGGCTCTGAGTACCATGCTAGTGGCGAGTTCCTGGCTCTCCCAGGACCACTACCAGGGCTGTCCTGAGTTGGGGGTGCCTGACAACTACACCCCTCTGGGTGGTTCTTGCTTGCTGGCCTGGTTCCTCTGGTGTCTTCTGAGGTGACCCTACCCCTAGGTTTCCCTGGTGTCTGTCTAGTTACTGACCTGCAGGCTTATTGGCAAGTGGCTCTATGGCAGAAACCCCGCCTGCCCTTGTTCactcagcctccctcctcccaccaggtCCCAGGTCGCTGGCAGGCTCAGCACCCGTCACCATCCCGGGCTCCCTGCCCCGCTCGCCATCCCTGCACTCGTCCTCCTCCCTGTCCACCTCCCCACTCAGCTCGCTCTCCCAGTCCCTGTCCGGGCCACTCGTCTCCTCGGCTATGACGCCCCCCCAGCAGCCACCACCCCTCCGGTCGGAGCCGGCTACGCTGGGCTCTGCAGCCTCATCTTACAACTCTTTAGGTGCGTGCCAGGGCGTGGGTCCCTCCCCGCCGGCTCTGGGTCCTCATACAGGTCCTGTTCAATCTAGTCTTGGGGATTCCTGACTGCAGGGTTCTCACCTCCATAGTTCTGTGTCTTGAGAGGCACCACCCCCTCCAGCCTACATGAGTGGACAGACATGGTAGACATGTCTACCATGGGACAACAGCTGGCTACCCACAGCTGGGCATTCTCACAGCCCTCCTCTACGTCACAACCTCTTGCTTGCCAGCTCACTTAGGGCTCTGGGTGGGGCATACATGGAGCTACCTTGGGGTCCCCACAGGCACAGTGTCTAGGATTCATTGTATGATACAGGCTGAGAGGGAGCTGGTATGACAGATGAGCAGGATTCTGTCTTCTGCTCTCATATTTCCACTAAGAGGTTGTTCACATCTtccaaaatctgttctatttAGAAATGTGCCCATCTCCAGATGTATTTTAACTGATAACCAACATACATGAGGTAACTTCAGAACTAGAGCTCTTCTGAACCTCCAGGGTCTGCTACATAATGAGAACTGTCAGGGCTAGGAACTCTGAACCATTTTTCTGTTCACACTCTGATCTTCCTGAACCAACTGGCTGGGCCTCATTTAGGGGAGGCAGTCTTAGAGCAGAGTCTTGAGCAGTCATGAACAAGTGACTTACAGGGTGCCAAGGTGGGTGGCCAGGTCAGGGGCAGAAACACCTGCAGACACCTCAGGCCTTGGGTGCAGCATGGGCTGTATCATCCCTGTCTCTCCTAAACTCAGGTTTGAACGGCGTCCCTGGGAGCATCTGGGACTTTGTTTCTGGCAGCTTCTCTCctagcccatcccccattctgaACTCTGGCCCTTCGGCTTCCTCAAGTGCAAGTCCAAACAGTGCTGAGCTGGCACGGGTCAGGCGACAGCTAGATGAAGCCAAAAGAAAGATCAGGCAGTGGGAAGAGTCTTGGCAGCGAGTGAAGCAGGTGAGCatgtgggagggagggctgggcaTGCGGGTGAGGGAAGGGCTTTGGATACACAGGCAGGGCAGGTGAGCATGTGGAAGGCCAGGTGTGGCTGCCTTCTGCATGATATCTTGGGTTTTAGGCCTGTGATGCCTGGCAGAGAGAGGCTCAGGAGGCCAAGGAGAGAGCCCGTGTAGCGGACAGTGACCGGCAGCTGGCcgtgcagaggaaggaggaggtggaggcccAGGTGAAGCAGCTGCAAGAGGAGctagagggcctgggtttgtCCTCACTGCCAGGGCTGCGGAACTTGGGTGACATCAGCGACATCCCTCTCCCCAAGCTGCATTCCCTGCAGAGCCAGCTGCGCCTGGACCTGGAGGCCGTGGACGGGGTGAGTCCTGCTGAGTGGTTGCTGTCACTTGAGGGGAGGGCAAAGGGGACTGGCTAGTGAGGCCCGAGACCTGGCCAGATactgcttctccttcctcttccctggctTCTTGCCTAGACTCTGGTTGGTGCCTTTTGCACATGTCCCATTGACCACAACCAAGGTCCAACTACCACATGTACTTTGTCTCCAAGATGCAGTGTCCTGGGCTCGGGCCACTCTCAACCATGGGATCCCACTTAGCGCTCGTTGTGGGTACCCAGCTGCCAGCCTGCCTGTGGCTAGAGTGGCTCTGCTTCAGGACACAGCTCTCTGGTGGGGCTGGGGGTCTTCTACTGACTGCCCTACTCGACCCAGGCCTGACACTCAGGATTTCTATGGCTCTGCTGCTGTAGCTGGTGGCCCACTGTCCTGGGAGACAGTCATTTGCCTGGCCTTACCTGATAGGACTGGTGCCAGCCTGGTGCCTTGACCTGACTAGGGCAGTAAGGGAATGAAGACAAGACAAACACTGAAGAAACAAAACgtggacacagaaaagctgggccAGTGGGCTGTGCATGCTCTGATGGAGCTGTACCTACTACCAAAGCAACTGGAACCTTAGCGAGTTTATTACGTACAGCATAGAGGAGGAGTTAGCTTGTCTAGGTGGGAGGAGTCTGTaggtgaggaggaggagctaTCTGAGAGGAGGAGCTGCATGCAGTTGCTCTTCTTTGCAAATACTGGTCAAATGTTTCTAAACACTCAAACTTGGACCAGAGCAAGGCGTTTCCAGTTTCCCTTGGGTCTGAGGCATTATCCTTCCTTGATATAGTCATGTCCATGTCAActatacacattcactcagggccTTCTTGGCTCCCCACACTCTCAACAACCACTCTTCCTACAGGTGATCTTCCAACTTCGTGCCAAACAGTGTGTGGGCTGCCAGGAGAGGGCCCATGGCACTGTCCTTCGGCCCTGCCAGCACCGTGTCTTATGCGAGCTGTGTGCAGCCAGTACCCCTGAGTGCCCCTACTGCAAGGGCCAGCCCCTCCCATGGTGATGAGAACCAGACCCATTCCTTCCCTGGTGAGCAGTGCAAAGGCCTCAGCATGCCATGTGCTACTACAGTGTCGAAACTGGCCTCCAGTACCACCCACCAGGATGTGAGTTCATGCCCACTGTCCACCAGCCTTTCAGATCACTTTTTCTTCCCTACTATGTCCTACCAATGGTGTCAGGTATTCTCAGAAAACCTCTGAAGCACCACCAAACCCACTGCCTGTCCCATGGGAGGGTGGCATGTTTTTGGTGCCCCCAGTCCTTGACACTGCTGTGGCCAGGCCAGTGGGAGGTCAGGCCTTGTCAAAGCACTTTGTAAACCGAGGAATTTAGACATTATAAATTGTATAAGCTGCTTTCTAGGTCCATGTTTTTTAATATGCGATAACATGAAGCTTTATAAGTGTACTGTGAACTTGAAGTTTCCTATCTATCAGTTTGTTGTTAACTCATAGTAATGGTAACTACGTTAGATTTCATATTCTGAAACTATTTAGGAAATGAACATTTATCTAGTAGTGAAGAAGACCTaggatttttacattttaaaattaagtgcaAACAAATAGTATTTATAAGCAGAGAGTGGTTATTGAGAGACACATATACATTTAGATGTTCTTAATTTTATGAAAGGAACTAATTTTCCTAaacatgtgcaggtgcacatgtagGTGGAGTTTTATATTCCAGTATCACAGAGTGATTTCCAGAGCTCTGTCGTGCACTTATGTGATCCGTGGCCACTTCCAAGTGCCTGTGCCTTGCAAAAGAAGTGAAGGAATTGgttcatttggtttttttcttctcccttgaAAGACAATTTCATGCTAATGAAAAATGCAGCAAAGGAATCAGGCATTCAGAGGAGTCCAAGATCTACTCGGGAAGGAGCTGTGTTCTGATGCCTTGTCTGTAATGGCAACGGTGCTTTGGACCCTGAGTCGCCTGGGGCACCCTAGCTTGTGCTGAACAAAGGGACTGTACACCTGAGACTTCAGTCTGCTGCACCTGTGACCACACTCACCTCTAGCTGATCCAGAGATTCCATGACAGTTTTAACAAACATCTGGTACCTGAGCTGTGCATCCAGTTATTACCAGAATCCATCCCGTGACCAGCAACCCCAGCTCTGCTGCAGCTCACCATCAGCTTCCAAGGCAAAGGCAGTGCCCGCCCCTCACAGCTTGGCCTCGGGCCCATGGCTAAAATTCTGCTGAGGATGTGTCTAGGGTGATGACTTCAGCCTCCTACAATAAGGACTGGGACTGTTCCTGGAAATCAAGGGGGAGACATGTGTCCAGGCAACCCCCACCCTTGGTGGCAGACCTAGGCAGGGCAGGGTCCTACCTGCAGGTACTGCCCAGGCCTACAAGAGGTTCTCCTCTCCCATGGCTTTGCCAAAGACTTTTAATAGCATTTTTTAAGTGCAAAGTGATTAGGTAAAACGTTTTTATCAGTGACCAAATTAGAATGTATTTAATATAGTAGGagatttaaaagcattttttaatataagacaAACTGGTAGAAAAGCGCTATCATTTTAAAGGAAGTGGATCCTCAACATTCCGCAGCTAGCCCACTACTTAATAAGGTAACTATTGACCTGGTGTTAGTGACTATTTTGTTTTAACTATAGTGATAATGATTTCTTAGCTCAGTACCTAGATCATGTGTATTTTGTGCTACTGTTACCATGGTTTaagattgtttctttttaactcaTATTTACGCACTTGTTTCCCATATTGGCCTTTGGTCTCTGTGGTAACAGGACAATGTTTGTGATTGATATCTCCTCTGGACGTTTTCAAGCTGTAACAGTTACAAGCATTAAGCTTTAGATTGTGTGTAAGCTACTCCGGTTAACTCCTCCTGGACTAACATTCCAGGTTGGGGCTGAGGCAGTTATGGGACTGCTGTGTGATGGCTGGGGAGACAGGTGGCAGTGTCCACTGGGTCCCAGCCCATGAGGGGAGCTCTCCTGAGCATCTGCTCTTCTGGAATCAGGCTGGGCTCTGAGGACAGGTGTGCAGGGGAAGACCAAAGAAGGGGCCACTTCTCCCATCCATCTCAGACCTGTGAGCTAAGGCTCCTAGGATCTACCCTGGGTGGGAAGGGCCAAGGAGGGGAGAGACGGGTTTAAGGCCCATTTGTGGATAATGGAAGTGAGGCCACGGGTCTAGGAACTGAGACTCACCATGGTCCTGTTGTCTTTTAACTCTCTAGTGTTATTATTAACAGTAAGCAATGGTGTCAAAGTTTTGTGTACCTGGTTGGCAGACCTTCCCCCAGTGTGGATGCGCATGTGGATTAACTTATGGAAGC
Above is a window of Onychomys torridus chromosome 8, mOncTor1.1, whole genome shotgun sequence DNA encoding:
- the Unkl gene encoding putative E3 ubiquitin-protein ligase UNKL isoform X5 — its product is MIEKILGEDPRWQDSNFVLGSYKTEQCPKPPRLCRQGYACPHYHNSRDRRRNPRMFQYRSTPCPSVKHGDEWGEPSRCDGGDGCQYCHSRTEQQFHPEIYKSTKCNDMRQTGYCPRGPFCAFAHVEKSLGMVNDWSCRDLNSNSNSAYSSQPGSAKRKDSPSEGSQKSSEDSKQNHLAVFSVLHPLAPSISSSVASSLASSTGSGSSSPTALPTLPARALPLDPAGNTVEAVLGSALDLHLSDINIASLDKDLEEQDLGLTGPRSLAGSAPVTIPGSLPRSPSLHSSSSLSTSPLSSLSQSLSGPLVSSAMTPPQQPPPLRSEPATLGSAASSYNSLGLNGVPGSIWDFVSGSFSPSPSPILNSGPSASSSASPNSAELARVRRQLDEAKRKIRQWEESWQRVKQACDAWQREAQEAKERARVADSDRQLAVQRKEEVEAQVKQLQEELEGLGLSSLPGLRNLGDISDIPLPKLHSLQSQLRLDLEAVDGVIFQLRAKQCVGCQERAHGTVLRPCQHRVLCELCAASTPECPYCKGQPLPW
- the Unkl gene encoding putative E3 ubiquitin-protein ligase UNKL isoform X6, whose amino-acid sequence is MTPPQQPPPLRSEPATLGSAASSYNSLGLNGVPGSIWDFVSGSFSPSPSPILNSGPSASSSASPNSAELARVRRQLDEAKRKIRQWEESWQRVKQACDAWQREAQEAKERARVADSDRQLAVQRKEEVEAQVKQLQEELEGLGLSSLPGLRNLGDISDIPLPKLHSLQSQLRLDLEAVDGVIFQLRAKQCVGCQERAHGTVLRPCQHRVLCELCAASTPECPYCKGQPLPW